Below is a genomic region from Ziziphus jujuba cultivar Dongzao chromosome 7, ASM3175591v1.
AGCAATTAGGAATTGAGAAAGTCAAATTAGAATAGATTAGTTGGTAATTACTTAATAAGAAAAGGAAGTGTCCCCTTTAGTCATAGTTAAGAGGCGCTTTGGTTCTTTGGGGGAGCTAAAAAGCAGCTGTTGGGCATGGTTGTACTTGTTGGCAGCGCCAGGCAGGCAGGCCGGCGAGTGAGTGAAGCAGTGAGTCATTGAATGGGTGATACATTCATAACCTAATCCAATCTAATCTAATCTAATACGGTCAAACTCAGCCTCCAAACGCCTTTTCCCTCAAAAAAGCAAAGCTCCcccacactctctctctcttctctctctctctctctctctctctttctcttctcttttcaccataagaagaaaaggaagggAATTAGGGAAGACAAGgaccaaaaatataatgaatGAGCTGGATGGAGAATCCGTGTGTGGGATTCTAGCTGTAACTGATAGTccctactactactactactcctCTCTTTCCTCCTTTCTTCCTAGGCTTCCTTTCTTCCCCAAAAGccgctctctctctccctccctccctcccttCTAATTATCATTATAAATACCCCCTACTCCTTCGTTCTTCTCCGCCCACGCATACTTCGTTTTTCTTTCTCAACTCACATACTTGAACACAAACACCACACTAGACTAGATGGATTGCTACTCTATCTTCTGCTTCTCTgcttttgctttctttcttttatttctccTCCGTCCCATCCTCAAATTCTTCTTGTCCCCCAATTCCAACTCCAATTCCTCCGACAACCCTACTCTTCCACCGGGCACCTTGGGTTGGCCTTATATCGGCGAGACTTTCCAACTCTACTCTCAAAACCCCAACGTCTTCTTTGCTTCCAAGCAGAAGAGGTATATTTTAATGCTattccattttccattttcatttcCATTTCCACCAACATAAACGTTTGTATGTATGAAAGGCAAATGATTATTTATTCTTATCAACtcgatattttttatatgtatatatatatatatgtgtgtgtgtatgcagGTATGGTTCTATCTTCAAGACCCACATCTTGGGGTGCCCGTGTGTGATGACTTCGAGCCCGGAAGCAGCGAAATTCGTTCTCTCAAGAGCTCATCTCTTCAAGCCTACATTCCCTGCAAGCAAAGAGCGGATGTTGGGGAAAGAGGCCATCTTCTTCCACCAGGGAGACTACCACGCCAAATTGAGGAAGCTTGTCCTCCGTTCCTTCATGCCCGAAACTATCAAAAACATTGTGTCTGACATTGAAACCATTGCTACCTCCTCTCTTCAATCCTGGGAAGGCCGCTCCATCAACACCTTCCAAGAAATGAAATCGGTCAGCTCCTCAtctcttgttctttttttttttttctctttttatttggtttttcttaattttaactAAAACCACCCACCTGTTAATTAATAACacaaacattaaataaaataaaaacagagcTCCTCTGTTTTTCCACTCCCTCCCATGCCctgccctctctctctctctctctctctctctaattaatccctatatatagttattatatatatatatatatatatttttttttttaaaaaaaataaaaataaaaataaaattgtttgtttCATATGGATATAAATATTCTGACGgagaaaatgttatttttgtctttaattTGCAGTTTACATTCAATGTTGCACTTCTTTCCATATTTGGAAAAGATGAAGTTATGTACAGAGAAGATCTGAAGCGGTGCTACTACATTCTTGAGAAGGGATACAACTCAATGCCCATCAACCTGCCGGGCACACTGTTTCACAAATCCATGAAAGCAAGGAAGGAGCTGGCCCAGATCTTGGCCAAAATCCTCTCAACCAGGAGGCAGATGAAGCACGACCAGAAAGACCTGCTTGGATCTTTTATGGGTGACAAAGAAGGCCTCACCGATGACCAAATTGCCGACAACATCATTGGTGTCATCTTTGCCGCCCGCGATACTACTGCCAGTGTCTTGACATGGATCGTCAAGTATCTGGGTGAAAACCCAAATGTCCTTGATGCTGTCACTGTAAGAATCCAACTCCCAACCCCTCCATCCATTATGTtcattctttcttcttttttattgtttaattaattaattagtctaATAAAGTTTTCACTACCTTTTCCACAGCAAGAGCAACAATCCATAATGAAGAGAAAAGAGGAATGTGGCGAAGACAAGGCTCTGACCTGGGCTGATACAAAGAAGATGCCAATAACTTGCCGAGTTATTCAAGAGACTCTTAGAGTCGCTTCTATTTTATCCTTTACCTTCagagaagctgttgaagatgtTGTATATGAAGGTCAGTTAACCCTTTTACGATATGGATCCCTTATgtgacaaaacaaaaagagaggaagaagaagaatgaaacAATAgtacttatttttcttttttttttttgttgttttgccaTGTCCATAATTTTTCAGGGTATCTTATACCGAAAGGATGGAAAGTTTTACCACTATTCAGGAACATTCATCACAGCCCAGACATCTTCCCAGAACCCGAGAAATTCGATCCTTCAAGATTTGAGGTAAATTGGCAAATGGCAATTGGCCTAGCTATTTTCATAGTGGCGTTTAAACTTAAAAACTCCTGAGAGTCATAGATGTTGAACAACATTCATCATTGGGGGTTTGGTTTGGATGATTGAACAGGTTACTCCAAAACCCAATACATACATGCCGTTTGGCAATGGGACCCACGCATGCCCAGGGAATGAATTAGCTAAACTGGAGATGTTGGTCCTTGTCCATCATCTAACCACAAAGTACAGGTTGGTACTAAAACTTGAAAGTGTCTGCTGGCTTAGCTGTTGCCTCTTTTGTATAAGGGTAATATTACAGTTATCAATTTTGATAATCaattatgtaataattttttaataatattaaattaatattataaaccATTTAATCGATATATCctttttataaagattttttcCTGACAGTAGAAGTATCGGTTTCCAAAAATAGAATGCATTCCGTAGTTATAATTAACCATTCCTGACATTATTTGTGTACAAATTTAATAACATGCAGGTGGTGTACAATGGGTGCAAAGAATGGGATTCAGTATGGCCCTTTTGCTCTTCCCCAGAACGGTTTGCCCATCAGATTGTCTCTCAAGATATAAACAcatattgatattgatatccCATCAGAAAAATCAGACATCAGTTTTCTAAATATAGAAAAGAATTCCCTATAATGGAAGGAAAAGGAGAAAGACAAAGTcttctttttgctttatttgagATAAGAAGCCAAGTGTACAGATGCGTgtccctttatatatatatatatatatattatatatgatagtgttatcaatttattgtttgttttcttctagAGCCTGAGAAAAaccaagaagaaaagaaagaaagaaagaaagaaagcaaataGAATACCTCAATGCCCAGCGGATgcatggtgtatatatatatatgacattttaaattttaccaaatttcCAGTTATATTCATTTTTCGTTTTTGCGATTAATTGCTTATGTAAGTAAATAAAGAGCCGCAAGGCATGCAGAAATGAAATTGATTTAGTCTTTGAGAATGATTCTAGCCATATGGTTTCACTACTGTTGAAATTTACCTTCATTCATTATTCAACCCTccaaccccccaaaaaaaagagtaattaactaattaatacgACAGATGAAGAAGATATTAGTTGTTCCTACGTACACGGCACTCttgaaaaatgataatttatatCTGTAAAAGCCATTATCAGAGCTTGCATTTGACAAATTATCTCAATATCTCActtctaatttaaaaattaaccctattcaaaataatattatctgtatttttttgttataagaGCATCTTCAATGGTTTTCtgtccatttaaaaatcatttgtcacattagataaataaatacaatttttaaaaaatcttcttCAATGGTTCTATGTATTAGTTCTGTCAAGCTGATgtggcaataaaaaaaatagaaactgtgAAGGACATTGTCTACTTCTGGAAGTTCTGTTAGACATACTGGGtcagcattttatttatttttattgatttttatttaaaaaaaaaaattcctacctgagtttttgatttttttaattagatataattttaaaataaaaaaattacatattagcATTTCAGAATATTTTAAACAGAATTAATTGTAGAAAAATTACCTAaaacattatctattaaatagaaagaatgctatataaatatgaatacttTCCAAAATCAACGCCACATAAATTTCAATAGAAAAAATCATTAGAGATGTTCTAATACTactattttaaaaagtcaagtTATTAAAACGtgaattattattacttttttatcattttaatgcCTTGAAAATCCTCCCATAATAGAAGACTGGTAAAGTACAGAGCAATGTCCAAATGCCAAATTGGACATGGAGTTCGCCACTAACCGTCTCTTCTGTTCACTTCACTCCCTTCAGATACGACTACCTGCAACTTTcccatatattaattaattagtcgATTAATAATGCTGAGCTAGCTCTCGTAATTTAtgtagtatatatatacattataaccataattttgctataaaaatATGTGTACATCTATGTTATCGAAGACGTGCTTGATCACACTACATACCACTGATCCAATACATACAAATAATAGATATATCTAGTTAATTACATTTACGTATAATATGAGCACAACATGGCTGTGCTCatgttttttttcataaaatcagatatatatatatatatatatatatatatatatatatatattatacttttaTTGGACTTTTCAACTTCAATTGAATAGCCATTGATATCATTACATTTGCTAtgctaattgatattttaattaattatttatttcataagtCGTCTATTATATTATACAGTCAGAGTAGACTTTGTAGAGCTGAGCTGCTGGCGACAAAATggatttaattaaacaaaatgaattttagTGATCTCCAAGCTAATCAATATTCTATCACTCACTTTCACACCAtcgtggatatatatatatacaaggagTGGACCAAAAAAGTCCATTAAACAAATCAATCTGACTAAGCCGAGCGGCTTGAATTGGTTATTCTTTCTttcaacataatataatatggaCTCGAATAAGGTTGAATGAGATATTAGTCTGCATTGGTTATAAacaattgaaattaaataaacaaactatTATTGGTTTTGGTTAAAAGTTCTATCAAACAAAACCATTCATGATTCATCGTATATAATTTCCAAAAGTTTTAGACATTTCAGGTTTTGtctatttcaattaaaaaaaatttattgtatatatgtgCACTAGTTTTAAACTATAGTTTCAATCATATCAAATATTACACTATCAAATGCATTTCACAGTATGAAATACTAAGCTATATAATACCCAAATTAAATCATTAAAGGGGCAAAAAAAACAGCTTCAAAACTGACGAGCACCTAATTAATGTAATCCAACCCATTGCTTGgtttgattttaatatatataattaaattacattttagtATCAAACATcgagattaattttattttggatatcTAAGAAAAAGAATTAACCAACCTGGTTAATCTTGCTCATCCATGTATACAATAATACCAACTGGAATGACTTTCCATCACTTGAAAAACTCTTAACAGTCAAAATGCAGACttttggatataaaaaataatatatatccaACTATGTATGTATAGTTAATTGGAGGACATGCGTCGCTCATAGATTCTCTCATTTTCATGGTGGGTGGAAATGGAAAATGATGGTTTGGACTCAGGACATAATAACATATACGAGTTATTTATTCTCTATTATTCAACGATGTGGGAATTAATCATTTCACTTGTGTTTAATTAAGTTCGAGCTTAGTTAAGGACTTTGATTGTTACTGTTTCATATaacacttcctttttttttttttttttttatatacttatAATACTTCCAATAgatattatatgcaaaattaccACTTTTGTTGCCTAAGAAATTAAGATAGCGCATTCGAGAATGtcatataattaattgtttataaatgaaaaaaaaataaaagtagagtttcaatgtcaaataaaattaactcaattaataatcaatttatatctatgtttgagaatttatgaatttaaaatatcaaaatgaaaaaaaaaaaaatatatatatatatatatatatatatatatatatatatatatatatatatatatatatatatatatatatattgtaaatgttattaaaaaaataatggtggGGAAGAGGGTCTCAATGAGATGCTGAAGGGTGGCCGGGCGATAGCGACGGAatgacaaatcattttcaaacatTGAAAAGTGATGAacagattttatatatatatatatatatatatgataataagaTTGAATATCTCTGCTAATCACAAATTTCATTCATGTAACCATCAAAACGTCAAACTCATCACTAATTGGAAATGACTTTTGTTTTATCACTTGGTCTGTCTGATAGCCGCCATTGATTATTCTTTTGAAACATTAATTTCTGACTTACTCCCATTTCCACTGCATATTAGACATAATaatgtgtgagagagagaaaggaaatggtTTGGGTTTCGGTTTCGGCTAACCTTTTAAATCAGAATGAAATTGGGACTTGTACTATTCATAAGCTGTCAAAGTTTGAATTGGTCCAGTCTATTATGCACTGCACACGCTTTTTTGTCAGGTCTTTCTTTGCTCGAGAAATAAACCCTCTGCTCCACTCTATTTTCCACTTACCAGAGATGGCCAATACTATGATAGTGTAGGCTAGCAAATTACTTTTATAACCATGCATCGCCTACTCATTCATTATTCAATAAGgctcaaaaaagagaaaaacgtTTTCTTATCGAGAAAATAACGAAAGAAGAACCACTGATTATTCTTTTGAAACATTAATTTCTTACTTCCATTTCCACTGCATATTAAACATAATaatgtgtgtgagagagaaagTAAATGGTTGTGGTTTCGGTTTCAGCTTACCCTTTAAATCAGAACGAAATTGGGACTTCTACTATTCATAAACTGTCATAGTTTGAATTGGTCCAGTCAATTATGTAGTGCACACGTTTTTTTATCAGGTCTTTCTTTGCTGGAGAAATAAACCCTCTGCTCCACTCTATTTTACACTTACCAGAGATGGCCTCTACTATGACAATGTAGCCTAATAAAAGCTCACAAATGATTTTTACAACCATGCACCACCTATCCATTCATTACTCAATAaggctcccaaaaaaaaaaaaaaaagtcttcttATGGAGAAAATAACAAAAGTAGAAAACGTGAAATCGTATGAGTAAATTCAAACCATCAATTGACTTTCGGCATGTCATTGTATCAAACTGTTCAATAAACCGTTTCGATAAGATATTTTAATCCACAgcacaccaccaccaccaccaccaccttgaTTGACAAATTTGGACTTTCCAAAGCATAAAAATCCGTTAACGTGGAAAGGAATTTCCTATTGAACCTGTCCGTACCACTGACTGACTCGAAACCCCTAAACCACACCATCTTCATGATTCCTTCAATAATGTCCACTAGACTCACCACTATTGCAACTATCACTTCATCACACAATTCAACCACAATTCACATTATGAGACTCCAGGAACACTACAACAGAATACAACAGAAAATATGTAACACATAACAACAGGAGAACAATCTAAATTCTGCGAGTTTCTCATTTTGCTCAAACAACATAGACATTTGTTGAAATACAATAAATCTCAGGATTTATAAGATCATAAATCCAGCCATGCTTGAAATTACTTCACATTTAGCACCCTCGAGGGTTTGATTAAGATAAAGAAATACAAGCCACACTTTAACTTTTCAATTCGCTTAAAACTGAGACATTTGCAATTTGTTAACGCACTTAAACAGTCATGGATTATGGATCTCATTATTGCTGTATATGCCACAGTATAAACCTCTCACTGTCAACTGCAAGAAATTCACACATTTGAAACAGGTTGTTACACTATCTAACTcaatcaccattaaatatttCGAAAAACTGCAAAGTGGGTGTAGAATGAGGAAGGAATAGACAAGATAGAGAAACAAATGATAAAACCTTCTCTGCAACATCTGTCATGCCTGAAACATCcacctttcctttcttcaagAGTTCGAGACGAGATCGAATAAGGTGGTTCTGCTCCTCAGCCTACATGCAAAGTGGTATTTAGAATCCTAAGTTAATCCTTATTCTTCTTATAACATGATGTGTTTTCAGCTTAACATTTCAACATCAGGGAAAGTTTTGATGATTTAAGGTCTAGAACATAAAGGCATTACAttcacatgaagaagaaattGTGCGATAGAAAGTTTTCCACAAACATCAAAAGGGTAGCTACCATCTTTACTGGAtatcattaattatattcaatgaCCGAAAAGATAAACAGAAATCTCCGCTAAATGATGTTTCTTTTTGCCTAAGAACCCTGTTTtctagaacaaataaaaaactttagAAGAATACCCTTGCACCTACTGGAAAAGCAAGGGCTACATAAAAACATGGCCCCACACGGTGTCTCCAGTTGCAAGTTCCAAAATCAAATGGAAATGCAACCACTACAGTTTTGTGGATGTACATGGCAAGCATCCAAGCAAGTGCCCTCCGTGTTTGTGTGCCGTGACTCAATTGCAAGTTGCAAATTCCAAAATCAAATCGAAATGCAACCACAACTGTTTCAAGTATGTGTATAGCAAGCACCCAAGCAAGTGCCCTCTGTGTTTGTGTGCTATGACCAAGTTTATATGTGCATATTAAAGCAAAATGTCAATATAAGCCAGTCCAAGGGATATGATATTCAAAAGCTGATATAGCAACGAAACCTAAACATGAAAAAGTAATCAAGCCAAAGAAGTTTAGGGATAATGCCTAAAAGTGGATTCACATCCCAAGTGAAAGGATCtcatattgaaaacaaaaacaaaaaataacgtTTTACAAGACAATTTGACAAAAGAAGACAAAAGTCTTCCCACGGTAAACATACCACTAGAGACATCAGTTTCCAGACTTCAGTGCATCATCAGTTTTCAACAGCTAGTGCATGCTAAAAATTCGAACAACAAAACCAAAGGAGAGCCTAATGGCATTTTCTCATCTGCAAATATCATATTCCATGCAACTTTTATCAATAGTGGAACCCTATGAACAATGTAATGTGGTTCATAAGATAAGATATGCATACAAGCATATAGGGAAAAGGGtttgataataaaattcttATATCTCAGCTAACCAACTTCTTCTTTAGCGGTCaaagaaaaaagttgattcCATTTTACTGTGTTCATAGATGTAAGCAATGCATTATAAATCAGATGATAATTGCTTAGTATCTCCTAATAAGCCATTCTAACTAGCAACATAATACAGTTATGTATATTACCAATTCCAGCATGTTTTTCAAGTACTGGATTTCATTCTTCTTTGTTGTCAAGAGCTTGAAAGTAACATCTTTTAGATTAGTCCTGCGTTTCAGCGAGCACAAATTAAGAATGGGAAGTTCATAAAACCAGACCTCATTGAGCTAGAATGCAATAATGTAATCCAATGAAGGTAATTCTTGGATATTACCACAGTCATCTATAATGCAATAACGCAAGCCATAGTCAGTCAAAAGAAGAACATTCTTTGTTAACAAGGTCAACATAATTGAGGTAATTTCTTCAATCAATAACCAGTTCCTTTTATTCTAAAGCACCGGCTATTGAAAAGGTGTCAAATAACCAAATTACATATCtagttctttaaaaaaattagatgatACTTACTTATCTGAAAACAAAGGGTCCAGACCTTGTTCTTCCACTAGTTGCTCTATTGTATCAAGAGCAGTTCGAACCTGCTTATACGGTTGACATTATAACACCAGTCAGGAGgcaataaataaaggaaaaaaatacattaacCTCCTCTATGGTGAAAGAAAACAAGCAAAAAGGATAATATCAATACCTGTGTTTCATGACATAAAGTCTCAAAGTCATTCTGTAAAATTCAAAACAGGCAATTGAGTTCACCTCATAACACCATATCATACATTTAAAAAAGTTTACAAACAgtcaaattgaaaagataactaTGTTCGTTACCAGAGTGATAATTACATGTCTAGGCTGTCAATCACTGTATACAAAGTAACAAAAACTATTAATGAAATAGGTCGCTTGCTACAGTACATTACTGCTAGTAGAAAGGAGTCCACAATGAGAAACCTCTGTTTATGGATATATTGATCTTGTCATTCTAGGTCCAAATTTGATAAACAAGCTCATAAcgatttaaaatttaagttgCCAGCTAATTTAAACTAATTCaacaactatatataaaaatatcattatgTACTTCTCAGATCAAGCAAGAGCCATAGTGACTGGAACAACAGGAAAGCTATCATTGTTGCctgttaatgttattattagctttgtttatcaaatataatGGAGAAAGGCCCTTTTATCTAGCGATGAAACTATGCATTTGATGCTGTCTACATGTCTAACAAATGCTGGAACTGAAGTATGGTAGGAACAAAAATTGCAGATATTCTATGCTATCAATGGGGCCAAAAATGTCCCAGAAAAAAACTCTAATAGTGGCAGAAGTTGCCATAAGCTCTGCTTTTCAGCAAATTTGTCTTATTTAACTTATTCAAAATGGTGATAAAGAAGGCCACTAAGCGGGTAGAAAAAAACCCAATTACACTTTTGGGGCTCATAAGTGCATTTGCTTCCAAAGCCATGAAATAGACCCTTAGAGAACTCCAAATGGATTCCCTCATAAATTGAATCATTAGTCagattattttaagaataaaaaacataattGCTGTACCATCAcaaatattggaaaaaaatgaaagcccGTGAATGTCTAGTATGAAAAGAGGTACCTCTATATTTTCATGCAGAGAAGTGATAACCTGCAGATTTTGATACCATAGAGAATAAACgcaaaattaacaaaatgaaTTCAAAACATCAAAATTTCGGCAACCGaccaaaacaatatttttccaaACACAAAAGAAACTACAATCCAAAAATGAGGTTATAGTACATGAGAACAAAGTGTAAACTCATGTAAAAAGATCATGAAAACATTGTAAAGGAGTGaacatatcaataaaaaaaaaggttccaaCTTGCCAAAAGGAATTTTCTGAAATAAAAGCTTTGTTTAGATAATAAATGCTTTTAAAACTCAATGCAGACTACGCAGTACTGAGGGGGTTCACTTTTTGTAATAGAAATGTTTGTGTTCATTCTCTATTTGCAAGTAAACAAGGACTTTAACCTTTTATATTTGGAGCTAAAAAAAGGTGAGCCACCTATAATGTTGGAATTATTTGAAGTTTATGTTTTGGAATTTGGTTCCTAGGGAAGACGAAACCCAAAGATTCATGAGTACAAACACACAGACACAAACACAGAAGGTTCATACAGTCTTTGACGGTAAATTATATCATGTAAACAAACTGCTAGTccgaacaaaataaaaccaaaagtaaTTTCTGGGAAAATGGTTGAAAAGAGAACTCTGCAAATAAGATTTTGTGACGCTTAAGGCATAAAATACAGATAGagtataatattatacataccTGAACAAATAGCCGATGTAGAAAATCTTGCTCAGCAGTAGTAAAACTCGAAAATGCTTTGCAAATATCCTTTTTTAagttgtaaaaagaaaaatggtatttatttcatatcatataaatatatcaaaatacataaataaaactgACCGAGGCTGTAAATTGGTATGAAATAGTAAACCTGCTTAGTAATGGCAGTGAGCAGGGAACGTGTAGCGAGCTTGAAAGACTTGCTTAAGTCCATATTTCTTGACCCCATTGGTTTGGACTTTGGAAAAAGCACAaccttcctctctctctctctctctctctctctcaagaaATCAAAGAATTAAGGACTGGAGCgacgagaagaagaagaagaagcgcAAGGAGAGATTTGGGATCGACAGCTGCCCGATTATTTTTCCCCAGGGATTCGCCCgattagaattctttttatctgtaatttctttttcaaaccgAACATCACATTTTGAAATCAATTGGAAAAATTGAATGACCGGGAAACAGACATTCACATACCACTCAATTCGAACACATTTACATAATTACATTCTTGTCCATCGAAcaatattacaattacattcaccccccccccccccccccggcggCGCCTTAGAAATTAATAATGCCAATATTGGTATAATAGGGCTGaactatgaaaaaaaattagaattacaTTTCCCctactttaaaaattaataattccaATATTGGTACAATTAGGGCTGAATGATAATTTCATTGCACGAGGcatctttccttttttatttattattataaattataattttttcttccaAGTTTGGCCAACCAACGCCTTTTGTCATCTTACTAGCACTTGATTATCTTAATAGCACTTGACCAGTAGTAGTagtatttcatccaaaaaaaagacTAGTAGTAgtggtattaatttttttcagtaAAAGAAGCAGTATCAAATTAGTAATTAACCAATAAatccataataaattaattaccaCCATAACCATAACCATTAATCAGCATTATAAGCAGCAGAGtccttttccaaaaaatttaaaaaa
It encodes:
- the LOC107423987 gene encoding uncharacterized protein LOC107423987 isoform X3: MGSRNMDLSKSFKLATRSLLTAITKQDICKAFSSFTTAEQDFLHRLFVQVITSLHENIEVRTALDTIEQLVEEQGLDPLFSDKTNLKDVTFKLLTTKKNEIQYLKNMLELAEEQNHLIRSRLELLKKGKVDVSGMTDVAEKLTVRGLYCGIYSNNEIHNP
- the LOC107423987 gene encoding uncharacterized protein LOC107423987 isoform X2, giving the protein MGSRNMDLSKSFKLATRSLLTAITKQDICKAFSSFTTAEQDFLHRLFVQNDFETLCHETQVRTALDTIEQLVEEQGLDPLFSDKTNLKDVTFKLLTTKKNEIQYLKNMLELAEEQNHLIRSRLELLKKGKVDVSGMTDVAEKLTVRGLYCGIYSNNEIHNP
- the LOC107423987 gene encoding uncharacterized protein LOC107423987 isoform X1; protein product: MGSRNMDLSKSFKLATRSLLTAITKQDICKAFSSFTTAEQDFLHRLFVQVITSLHENIENDFETLCHETQVRTALDTIEQLVEEQGLDPLFSDKTNLKDVTFKLLTTKKNEIQYLKNMLELAEEQNHLIRSRLELLKKGKVDVSGMTDVAEKLTVRGLYCGIYSNNEIHNP
- the LOC107423995 gene encoding abscisic acid 8'-hydroxylase CYP707A2 codes for the protein MDCYSIFCFSAFAFFLLFLLRPILKFFLSPNSNSNSSDNPTLPPGTLGWPYIGETFQLYSQNPNVFFASKQKRYGSIFKTHILGCPCVMTSSPEAAKFVLSRAHLFKPTFPASKERMLGKEAIFFHQGDYHAKLRKLVLRSFMPETIKNIVSDIETIATSSLQSWEGRSINTFQEMKSFTFNVALLSIFGKDEVMYREDLKRCYYILEKGYNSMPINLPGTLFHKSMKARKELAQILAKILSTRRQMKHDQKDLLGSFMGDKEGLTDDQIADNIIGVIFAARDTTASVLTWIVKYLGENPNVLDAVTQEQQSIMKRKEECGEDKALTWADTKKMPITCRVIQETLRVASILSFTFREAVEDVVYEGYLIPKGWKVLPLFRNIHHSPDIFPEPEKFDPSRFEVTPKPNTYMPFGNGTHACPGNELAKLEMLVLVHHLTTKYRWCTMGAKNGIQYGPFALPQNGLPIRLSLKI